The sequence below is a genomic window from Lycium ferocissimum isolate CSIRO_LF1 chromosome 9, AGI_CSIRO_Lferr_CH_V1, whole genome shotgun sequence.
GTTTATTTTCTAGAACTGAGTTCGAATCTTTGTCTTGTGATGCATGTGAATATGCCAAGCACACTAAAAACTCTTATCCTCTAAGTGACAATAAAAGCACAATTCCCTTTTCAACTATTCATTCTGATGTCTGGGGTTCTACTCAAACACTTTCTTTGTCTGGTAGTcgatggtttttttttttttttttttgatggttTGTTAATTTTATCGATTGTTGCACTAGAATGACATGGGTATATCTGTTAaaagccaaaagtgaagttttctcCTGTTTTCAGTCATTTCATAAGATGATTTGTACTCAGTTTGAGGCTAAGATAAAGATATTTCGAATCGACAATGGCACGGAGAATACATGGATAAAACTTTTGGAGCTTACTTGGAGTCTTTTGAGATAATCCATCAAACTAGTTGTCGTTATACTAGTGCACAAAATGGGGTTgctgaaagaaaaaataagcaTTTGTTAGAAGAAGCAAGATCCCTTTTGTTTACCATGAATCTGCCGAAGCCTTACTGGGGGGATGCCATTCTACTAGTTGCCTACCTAATCAATAGAATGCTACTTAAAACTCTCAATTTTCAGATTCCTTTAGAAGCTTTAAAGGTTAAAAATGACTATCTTGTTTCTTCAAAGATATTTGGGTGTGTTTGTTTTGTTCACGCTAGGAACTCTGGGAAACTTGAACCTAGAGCTGTTAAATGTGTCTTTATTGAGTATTCTCCAACACAGAAAGGGTACAAATGTTATCACCCTCCTTCTAGGAGATTCTTTGTCAGTATGGATGTTACCTTTCGGGAATCTGAGCCCTATTTCAGTATTACACCATCACCTCTTCAGGGGGAGAATTATAAGGAAGAAGAGATGGTTTTTCCTAGTTCTATTGTTGAAACTACTGCCACAAGGGAAAgtgaaattggagaaagaattcAGGGGGAGACTATTGGGCGTTTGGATAGGCCTGATTTGATAACTTACTCAAGGAGAAATAGAGCAGAAGAAGCCATCATGCAACCTGCCGAAGCCGAACCTTCTTCTTCTGGTAAGTTATCTATAATTCCTAATGAGTTAGATTCGCCTAGCTCACAGGAAAGGAGTCAGATCTTGCACTAAACATCCTTCATCCAACTTTGTTTACTATAATTCTTTGTTGCCCTCCTATAGAGCCTTTGGCTTGTGTATTTCTTCTGTGTCTATTCCCCAGAATTGGAGGGAAGCTTTTGCATATGCTAAATGGAAGCAAGCTATGATGGAAGAAATGAAGGCCTTATTAAAGAATGAGACTTGGGAACTTGTCGCATCACCACCAGACAAGAAGTTGGTTGGTTGCAAATGGGTCTTCACTGTAAAATATAAAGCTGATGGTTCCATTGAAAGGTTCAAAGCAAGATTAGTGGCTAAAGGATTCACTTAGACTTATGGAGTGGATTATCAAGAGACATTTGCTCCTGATGCAAAAATGAGCACTATTAGAATTCGTCTATCTTGTGCAGCTAATCTTGACTTGACTGGGACTTACAACAGTTTGATGTGAAGAAAGTATTTCTTCATGGAGACTTAGAAGAAGAGGTGTACATGGCGATTCCTCCTGGTTTTGGTACTGAACAAAGTCAAGTCAAGGTATGCAGACTGAAGAAAGCCTTGTACGGATTGAAGCAACCTTGTACGGATTGAAGCAATCTCCTAGAGCTTGGTTTGACATATTCTATAAAGCAATGATCACCTTTGGTTACCAACAAAGTAATGCGGATCACACCCTCTTATAAGACATCAAAAGGACTCTTCTCatagtttatgttgatgacatattAATGACAAGAGATGACAAAGAGGAGATGACCCGATTGAAGAAGTTGTTAGCTCAGGAATTTGAGATCAAGGATCTAGGAAAATTACAGTACTTCTTGGGAATTGAAGTTGCTAGATCAAAAAAAGGAATCTTTATTTCTCAAAGATGGTATATTTGGGATCTCTTGAATAGACCATACATAGCCTATTCAATCAGCCTGGTGAGTCGGTTTATGCATGATCCCCGAGATCCTCATATGCAAGTTGTCTTTCACATTTTGCGATTCGAAGTCCGCTCCAGAAAAGGTCTACTTTACTCCAGACATGGTCACCTCCAAATAAAAGCCCTTTACAGATGCAGATTGGGCTGGATCTCTAGATGACAGAAGGTCTACATCTTGTTACTGTACACTTGTAGGAGGAAACTTGGTCACTTGGAGAAGCAAGAAGCAAAGTTTAGTTGCTAGATCAAGTGCGGAGGCAGAATACAGAGCTATGGCCCAGGGTGTTTTGTAAACTTTTGTGGttacaaaagatgaaaaaagtaAACTTTCCTTGTATTGTGACAACAAGGCTGCAATCAGTATTGCTCGAAATCCAGTCCAGCCCAGCATGACCGAACAAAGCATGTTGAAATTGATCGACACTTCATCAAAGAAAAAGTCACGGGTGGTGTCTTGAGTTTGTTCCATGTATCATCGGAAAAACAACTAGCTGATGTGTTTACCAAAGGCCTCAACAAACTTGGTTTGCAAGTTGGGCATGTGCGACATCTTTGCACCAACTTGAGGGAGAGTGTTGATTTGGTATTAGTGATTAAGATTGAGatgttgatttgatattgatgattaaGATTGATAGCTTAATTTTAGGAATATATTGTATTAATGTAATTGATTAGGAATTGATTGTGTAATattgtctttccttatttagTCTTAGAACTCATGTATAAGTACCCATTCTTATGGGTTGTATAATTATTCAGAAATATAAGAAGCCTTTTCTTCTTGCTAAAAATCTGCAATACCTATCCTTTGTCTGTTTATATCTAATTAGCAACAAGAGCAGTCAACTGTTTCTTAAACATATTTGTGGTAAATAAGAGTAAACTTGGTACCAGAACCCAAATGTTGCAGCTGATAATGTCATCACACTGTAAACAAATGGCCCAGCAATTGTATCTGCTAGTCGCTGAATTGGTGCTTCACGGCCTTGAGCATCCTCAACCTGCAAGATTATAAATTTATGTAGGAGCTCATAAATGCCTATGTTTTTACGCATCAACATTAGAGGGTGGTGGCCCCACACATATCTGCTAATTCTAGTTTAGGAGCAGTAGCCACTTTGTGTCAAAAGATGGGTGCACACTTCTGTCTAACCGCTCATATCAGACCATATTAGCCACGAGGTCAAACCCTAGGTGAGATGAAATCACCTAGAATCATTTTACTTTGATCCAAACTACATGCATTGATGATCCCGCAAATCCTCTAATTTCAGGCCCGAGCAGTCAAGCACTACTAAATTGCtcaaagaaaaagtgaaaactaATGAACTATATTCCCATGGTTGAAACAATTCCTGTTTGGCACCTTTGGAGGATGTTAGAAGTAAAGTGATAATTTATTAGAATGCTACAGTTAGTGTCAAGCGTTAGTATCAAGTCAGTCTCTCATTAATTAAATGTTAATTGTATCACCCTTATCATAAGTGTCTTCTATTCCATCTCATCAAGTTGTAAGTACGCTTctcttttcattattttctcaCATGGTTAAAGACCTCTACGATCTTTTTGGTGGAGACTTAGTAACTTCTGCCAACTGACAGGCAGCCTTATATTGTTTATCTAACCAAGTTTTCTATCTTTGTAGAAttattatctttctttcttatgatGACTGTTCTAGCTGTACCAATCTTCTTTTCAGTAACGATACCAGTAGCACAGTGCTAGTTTGAGTTTTTTCATTATGGTGACACTGCGCCTCTTTCTGGTGACTGTACGGAGATACTACACCACTTCATGGTGATTATTACTCTAGTGACGCTGCGACTTCTATTAATACCATTCTAGCGGCTCCATGCCTTTTCTAGGTGAATGTTCAGTGGCACTGcacctcttttttctttttaaggtTCTTAGCACTGAACTCATAGCGGCAGTGCACCTCTTTTTGATAACCATTTCGACAAGACAACCTTTCTCCAACAGTCCGACCattattttgacaacttttgaacTTCTCCGACGAGATTCTAGCAACCAAAAATTTTCTCCCAGAATTTCAGTTTCAAATTTTTTCCAGTGAGATTCAAGTTGTCAAAGGATAATATTTACTTGATGAAGTTCAGACACTACAGGATTCGACCACTACGCTCAATGAAAAACCACCAGAATTTAGCTTAGACGACAGTTCAAATAAATTTTCAGATGTTGTGATCTTTTTTTTAAACAGTTAACATAGATGTTGTGATCAATTTTGTACTCTCAAGTTTTATGTCATTACCTCAAGAAAATAGTAGTTTTAATCTTTTTCTATAACCGTTGTCTATGGGCCACTTGCATGCACCTTTACTAATTCCATGGGGTACCTGCTATCTCCCATCACTAGATACTAGGTAACTCTGTCCCTGAGGCTAGGATTGATGGGAAAAAGCATCTAGTGTCTTTTTTCCTACAGTGGATAGTAGCTGTAATAGCCTACTAAAGAAACATCCCTACGGTATCTGTTTTCCCTCCTCAAGGTTCTAAATATCTAAATGCTAGAAAATGTTCCAAGCAGCCAAATTACTTGGAAGGGGAAAACATCACTAAGAAACAGTGTACTGACCATGTTAACAATCTTGGAAATTGTTGAGTTGGAACCAGTGGAAGAGGCCTCAATCCTCAAAGGGCTGTCCTGAAACATAACAACAGGGACTTCAATGTAAAATAATAGAAACCGAAATGTAATTCCAGTCTTTCAAAAAAATCTTGTTCTACTATCATAAGGTGTTCATCAACCAACATCTCCATCAGCATAAGTGGCACAAATCTAAACCAATCAAACCACAAAGGCATAAATCTAATGAACCATCACCCTTTTTATGGTTAATACATTTGAATTTGATGAAGGGGAGCCTTGAAGCGACGGTAAAGTTGTCTCCGTGTGATCTATAGGTCACGGGTTTGAGCCGTAGGAGCAGCCACTAATTCTTGCATTAGGTTAAGCTGACTACATCACACCTCTTGGGATGTGGCCCTTCCCCAGACCCAGCTAGCGCAGAATGCTATGTGCACCaggctgccctttttttttttttttttcctttgtttttttacATTTGAATCTAATGCCTCACCAGTATTAGAATGGATATAAGTTGGTATATAGCCTGTTCCTATGTTAACAACAATAAGAATAACTATTCATTCTAAAAGGCCATCAAACCTCATTTTGCTACAGATGACACAGCGGGACAGTaaactactccctccggttcaaaaataagtgtccacttagcctttttatttttggttcaaaataagtgtccacttacataatcaagaaggaattaactttatttttccaaatttgcccctatttACTCAAGGCAATAAATAGGCAAGAATCTTACTCCATTAAGtaagggtagtttagtcaaaatacctattttatctaggagttagtgtattcttattttatttttttgtgataagGTTGGAGTTAGTGTATTCTTATAGGAGTCAgtgttttcttaaggggtgtgaaaaaggataagtggacacttattttgaaccgcaGGGAGTTGTTTACATCAGATAGCTGCAAATAGCATATCTATACACGTAATATCTTGGCACCATGTCGGAACAGAGCTGAATGGACgtagaggattcatatagctgaaCCCAAACTAGTTTGGGATTATCATATTTGATTGATTTATTGAATCCTGAAACCACCATACCCAATTTATTGTACCAGCTGAGACAGGCACACCCATCTCCTTAAATACCGGAAGAGACTCTCCCGTAAGCATAGATTCATCCACAACACTTCGACCCGCAACGACTCTTCCCTGCAAAGGCAATTTAATTATCATTGGAAATGTATGATGTTGTATGTCCACTGAACAAACAGGAGAAAACAAGTATTTTAAACAGAACTCGACATCCTTGAACAGACATTTGTATTCCTTCTGAAGATTGAAAAAGGAGTCATAAATGCTTTTAAACTAATGATAATTAGTTGCTTTTAAACAGGACAAATTTCTCAATTTGTCCAAAATTACCTATTCAATTTTAGggaaaactttaaaaaaaaaaaaaaaaaaaatcatcgtATTCCATTTGTTTTTAAGATAAGGACCAAAAAGCGCCAAAGCAAGAAAATGTGCTAGAAACCACCGTTAAAATGTACAGGTAATAACTTTTTCCTTGTCTAGTGATTCCATATTTTGTTCGTAGAAGTTGATGGCCTTAATTTACATTAGCATCTTAAATGCTTGGACCAATGAAATCCAAGGGAAttagtatatatgtattctaTTCTGCTTCAATGAATATCTTCATACATTCGTCCTTGGGCTAAACTCCTGAAAGAAAAGTACTCATGCAAAATTTGACTTACATCTACAGGTATAGTTTCTCCAGGCAAAACGAGCAAAGAATCACCAACTCGAATATCATCAGTTGGAACCTCAATACATATTGCATCAGAACCGACAACATCAGTCGAGGAACCACTGCCGGAGGAAGTAATTACAAGTCTAGATTGAGTAGATATAAGCGACTGCCAAAAGAGCCACACCAATATTTCGTAAGAAAAAGGAGTAATAAAGTATAGAAGCTTCTCCAATCATGAATACAATGGGATACATAAAGTAAGGTACAATACAAACTTTGATTTATTTAATTCTTCAGCACTTCATTAGCGAACTCTGGGGATATTGTCTGAACAGTAAAATGTATTCTATTTCATTTagatcaaaaaataaaaaaaagtagcaTTGTGTAGCCTTTATTTATTGTGTTCAACAAAGTAAGAAAATGTAGCCCAAATATAACCTTAGATTACTCTTTGCTATGAGCAATATTAGGTAGCATAAGTCTTAAATGTTCAGAATATTAAACATATAGATGTGTGTAAGTAAACGCTGCCCTCAGAAAAGAGAGATCAGATCTTTTATGCAACTACTAAAACTAGATCATCCGTAGCCCACTTCATACATACCTTTTACACGctctaaaaatatttgttttctttaaataaaagatcaaactccaaaagtATAACTGCTAATAACCAATAGTAGCTCTCTGGAAAAGTGGACTCTTTAAGGCATCAATAAAACAAGAGAAAGTTTGATAGCGGCACAGTTCAGTTTTTCTTATAAGGTAAAAGTTATAGCGGGTGTGGTTCATTTCCATCTCAAATATGTTAACTAGTGTGTGCATAGAATTCAAAGTCTGAGGACTTATTGGAAAaacaaaacattcataataGTTGGATTTCATTCTATCAAGGAAAACATAATGGTCAGTAACAAGATTAAATAGGTGGTTTAGCATATTAGTCTTATGAATGGTTATAACATATTCATTGATGAAACTGTATCAGAGAACTCCATTAGCTAAAACAACTGGTATTAATTTTCCaacctttaaaaatagtcaaataTTGAGCAGTCTTATAAGCCCATATTTTGGTCCATTCTCTTAATACAATGGAAACAACTTACTAATAGCTCATTCATGTCACTAGATGCTTTCAGCCTTGCCCTTTCCTCCAAGGAACGCCCTAGTAATACAAACCCAAGAAGCATGACCTGCATACTAAAATCAATATTTCTGAATGAGAAAATTCATCGCCTAAAGGGACAAACAGTTTAATTGGAAAATAGCTACAAATGGGAACCACATTGTGAAAGTTAATGATTGCTAGATGGAGAATGATTATATATTCATGGAATTTCACCAAATTCAGCCATTGCAAGAGGAGAATGGATTCACTGGTTAGCGAGACATTCCAAAATAACTTCAGACAGGTCAAGAAAAACCGATTAATGATTTAGAGTAGAGGACCAGGTGAAACCCTGATGACATTATTTGAATTTTGCTAAGAACCCTGATGACATTAATTGAATTTTGCTAGGACTTCAGACGGAAATATTTTGAAGCTTGCGGTTCTTTAATGTTAAGAAAAGAGCCCAGAGCCCAATAAGGCTCAATCATCTGTGGCACCACCTCGACAACCTACTACATTGAACTTTGTGGAACGAAAGACCTTCTCAGCTAAGAGCCGAATTTAGAATTCATAAACAACTATGAAAAGAGAAACTCGTTGTTCAAGACTACAATCCGCTGACTGTCCTAAATAGCAGAAAGCAGGAGTACATATTAGCAGGCAAATGAAAACAACACGGacagaaaaaaaggaaagaatctAAGCACTTCCAAGGTAGTAGAGAGGAAAGTAAGAAAAGACAAACCGGCTCATCGAAAAATGATGCTCCCCATTGAAGATCAGGGTTAAGTAGTGAGACctaagaaagagaagaagttgTCAGCATATCAGTCTTAACTCAAGAAAGTAGAGTTTCTAATATGTAACAAAAAAGAggcattgaaatcataaattaaGAGCTGCTAGCAAGATAAAGGGCACAACTTTAATTGATTCTTACAGAACTAATTGCAAAAGCAGCAATCGATCCAAAGCCAACAAGAGAGTTCATATTTGGTGATCCCTTTGCAAACGCCCGAAGACCATCAAAGAGCAGGTCTGTAACATAATTTATTCGGCCATTAATGAACTAGGATGATAAAGACCCTACATAGTTCCTATCTACAGAACTTAAATGACGCTAGCattgaaagaaaaacaaaggcagcccagtgcactaagctcccaCTATGCCTGAGGTAGGGGGAAGGGCCCGcccatattttcatttgaatTCTTGACATGACACTATTAACCTGCGAACTGAAAAGGGATTCTCATCTGCTCATAAGAACTTTAAGCTATCGACTCTCTTCAAAGACTTAATCGCAGAGATAAAAGTCAAAATTGGacatcaaattcaatcacactATCATATACCCATTTGATTTAGTCAACTTCCACAATTAACTAAATAAAGTAACAAAGAACTTAAACAAATAAGAAAacagaaaaagataaataaagtagaaagTAGCTGCCAAttaagaaagaacaagaatagAATCAACAAGTAATGACTAACCTCGTCCAGGTCCAAACAAAGCCCCTATTGCCAATCCAGCCTTGACATAAGAATTGTGCAGTACATCCAACATTGGACCTGTACCAATGTAGGTCAACTAGTCTGATTTATCCAGAACAGAAAATTTCATCAAAGACTGGCTATTTAGCTTTTGATACATATATTTCCAAGCAGAATTAGATatagggcccgtttggccatggataattttcactttttttttgcgGAATTTTATTCTGGCGTCATGTTTGGCATAGAATTGTTATAAATTTCCGGGattcaacttgaagttgaattccGGAATTCGAAAAAACTCCAAATACGTGTTTTCACATTTTTCActccaaatcactcacaaaaattcaactttttaccaaatacctttttttttttttttttttttttttttttttgcaaatttcacatttttttatgTCCAAACGCCCACATAATTTAGAAGAAGAGCAGTGTAATATTGACCATTATGGAATCGGATGTACTTCTATGAGTTAATATATTTgccttatttctttttaaaatttcttacaAACGATTAAATCAAATGTTCAAATCCTCGTTGTTTTGAACTGGCAAGCATGTCTATTCACTCAATAAGAGGCTCCAAACTTTTGCAGCCTTCAGTTTttgacaacaccaacaacatacccagtgtaaccCACCGGTGGAGTCTGGCGAGATTAGAGTAGAGTGCACACAGACCTTAAAAGAGGCTATGTCCGAAAGACTCTCAGCTCAAGTAACGCATATCAAAGcaattagaaaaaaagaaaatacatactccctctgtcctaatttatatgacacttttttcattttcgcAGTGCCAGAAAGaatatctttctatatttagcaacaatttaactttaaaaattaccattttaaccttaatgaaatgatttctagccACGAAAATTTcttttggcttgttttagaccacaagattcaaaagactTTATgtaattgggacggagggagtacataatTAAAGAGAACATAGCAAATAAtaggggcaaaaaaaaaaaaaagaaatgaaatgtGCATGTTATGGTAGTTAATTTACCGTGAATATGAATGCCAAGAGAGTGGAAAATATGAGTAGCATGAGTTCCACAGCATAAAGCAACTAAAGTCCAAGCAAAAGCCACTCGATTTCGACTGTGAACAAGCAATgcttcctttttcttcactGTTTCCTTCCACTTGTTCACCTTCGCTTCCACTCCTAACCCTGACGACCTTTTCCTCGTCGGGAAACCGCATTCCGTTAACCTCTTAGCCAACTCTTCAGCCGTTAAACCGCTCTCCGGTTTCAACTTAACCGCAGCTGTTTCCGTCAACATGTTGACTACAGCTGATTCGACGCGCTCGTCGGTTGATAATATCGACTTGACGCGTGAGACACACGCGCCGCACATCATCCCGCTCACATCCAGTAGCGCGGTCGTTGTCGACTCATCTTTCTTCAACTGCTCAGTTGTGTTCGCTGGAGGTTTGAAGTCAACAGCCTTTGCGAATATGGCATTGCGACGCAGCAGTAGCTGACTACTAGTACGACGTTGTTCATTGCCGTTGATGCGGCGTCGTTGGTGAAGGAAGGTGGAAGTGAGGTTGTGATCGTGTGAGATGGAGAATCGGAGGAGATTTGTCGTCATTGCTTGTTTCTCCGGTGGAGTTAGGATCGGAGATGTGCAAAAATGGATATGAAAGGAAATGTAAACTAGTAAAATGAAACAGGAAGTAGTGGCACAGGTTGAATGTTCAACGCACTACAATGACACGtcgatttggatttggattcgGATTCTTGTTAGTAGTTGAAATGCATAAAACGTGTGATCCTAATTTACTTTTATGTTCGGTATTTCTATCATCAAGTTGTTGTATTGATTAAGATTTTGTGCTCCATCCTAATTTAGGTAACATGTTCAccccttttttatgtttggcattaatatttttatttttaaagttaatgagattttttattttattaattagtcATGTTAAACCTTCGAAATGATCCTGAAATACTAACAAAAATGAgagtccaaaaagaaaaaatatttaattactaCTCCTAGCTTGGTAACACCACCTCTTACTAGTGTCCTTATCAATTGATTCAGCAATTAGGTGTTCTTAAATGTTAAACGGTGTCTTAAATAACTTATTATAATAAAGTTCGATAAGATCCACGCAGTAATTTCAAAGACTTCCTTTCATGTTTGATTTTATCACACTCACCTCCTTTGTA
It includes:
- the LOC132029551 gene encoding copper-transporting ATPase PAA2, chloroplastic; translation: MTTNLLRFSISHDHNLTSTFLHQRRRINGNEQRRTSSQLLLRRNAIFAKAVDFKPPANTTEQLKKDESTTTALLDVSGMMCGACVSRVKSILSTDERVESAVVNMLTETAAVKLKPESGLTAEELAKRLTECGFPTRKRSSGLGVEAKVNKWKETVKKKEALLVHSRNRVAFAWTLVALCCGTHATHIFHSLGIHIHGPMLDVLHNSYVKAGLAIGALFGPGRDLLFDGLRAFAKGSPNMNSLVGFGSIAAFAISSVSLLNPDLQWGASFFDEPVMLLGFVLLGRSLEERARLKASSDMNELLSLISTQSRLVITSSGSGSSTDVVGSDAICIEVPTDDIRVGDSLLVLPGETIPVDGRVVAGRSVVDESMLTGESLPVFKEMGVPVSAGTINWDSPLRIEASSTGSNSTISKIVNMVEDAQGREAPIQRLADTIAGPFVYSVMTLSAATFGFWYYVGSHIFPDVLLNDIAGPEGDPLLLSLKLAVDVLVVSCPCALGLATPTAILVGTSLGARQGLLIRGGDVLERLASVDHVMLDKTGTLTEGKPAVSAIVSLGHEELEILQLAAAVEKTASHPIAHAIISKAESLNLSIPVTRGQLAEPGSGTMAEVNGLLVAIGKLKWVQERFQQKADLTNLMTLEQSVMHKSLKDSQSSNHSTTVVYIGREGEGVIGAIAISDRLREDAESTIRRLQHKGIETVLLSGDREEPVATVAKTVGIKDKFVNASLTPQQKSAAISGLQASGHRVAMVGDGINDAPSLALADVGIALQVEGQETAASNAASIILLGNRLSQVPEALDLARATMAKVHQNLSWAVAYNFVAIPIAAGVLLPNFDFAMTPSLSGGLMAMSSIFVVTNSLLLQFHGSQKKRKENLTYKHAQMEQ